In one window of Brassica rapa cultivar Chiifu-401-42 chromosome A07, CAAS_Brap_v3.01, whole genome shotgun sequence DNA:
- the LOC103829140 gene encoding uncharacterized protein LOC103829140, producing MEKNEWADAVCTVCMECPHNAVLLLCSSHDKGCRPYMCGTSFRYSNCFDQYKKTKANLKCPLCRGQVKGWTIVQPARDGLNLKKRSCMQEKCSFAGTFKELRKHMKKDHPCAQPREIDPAVEMEWLRLEIEEDRNDVMSAYGLESDEEIVRIRSRRNLRPRRENIFLDDIG from the coding sequence ATGGAGAAGAACGAGTGGGCAGATGCGGTATGTACGGTTTGTATGGAGTGTCCTCACAATGCTGTTCTTCTCCTATGTTCATCTCATGACAAAGGTTGCCGTCCTTACATGTGTGGAACTAGCTTCCGTTATTCCAATTGCTTTGATCAGTATAAGAAGACTAAGGCCAATTTAAAGTGCCCGCTGTGCAGAGGCCAGGTCAAAGGTTGGACTATTGTACAGCCTGCAAGAGATGGTCTGAATCTTAAGAAGAGGAGCTGTATGCAGGAGAAGTGCTCTTTTGCTGGAACCTTCAAGGAGCTGAGGAAACACATGAAAAAAGACCACCCTTGTGCACAGCCGCGTGAAATAGACCCTGCTGTGGAGATGGAATGGCTAAGGTTGGAGATTGAGGAGGACCGTAACGATGTGATGAGTGCATATGGCTTAGAATCAGATGAGGAAATAGTCAGGATACGTAGCAGGAGGAACCTTCGCCCACGCCGAGAGAACATTTTCCTAGATGATATTGGATAG